CTGGGCTACATACTCTCTTGAGAAGAGTGGATTTAGCAAACTCACTGATTTTTCCATATCCGATGAAAATGGAGAATACAGGAGGGAAGACAGTGAAGAGCCTGGCACCTATCTTTTTTATGATGAGGGGACAAGATACTTTGCAAAGTTTTTCTACTCTGCGGAGAATGAGGATAAGACATTTATAATAAAGTATAAAATCCTTGATGGATTAAAGGTTTATCTTGATACAGCAGATTTCTACTGGAAACTTATAGGTAAAGGATGGGAGAAAAAGACAAAACTCCTTACTGCAAAGATATATCTACCTGAAAGCACAGAACCAGAGAAAATCTATGTTTTCGGACATGGACCACTAAATGGAGTTGTTGAGAGGATGGATGGGACTGGGGCAAGTTATGAGGTAAGTGATGTTCCACCACACACCTTTGTTGAGGCAAGGGTTCTTTTCCCTCCGGAACTCCTTGATGTTAGTCCCATTCCGGAGAATAAACTTGATGAGATACTCAGCTACGAGAGAGGGTTAGCACAGGAGGCAAATAGGAAAAGGGTTAAGGCAAGAATCTATTTGGGTACAGCCGTCCTCATTCCAGTTCTATTTTTCATTTTCTGGCTCTACATATTCTTTAAGTATGGAAAGGAATACAAGGGCACAAGAGATGTAATATATGTTAGAGAACCACCAGAGGACCTTCCACCAGCTATCGTGGGATACCTTATGAGGTTTAAGAAAGTTACATCTGAAGATTTTACAGCAACAATTATGAATCTTGTAAGAAAGGGATATATAAGTATGGAAGTTAAAGAGAAAGAGGTGGGATGGATATTTAAGAGAGAAAAACCAGTGGTTTATCTTACAAAGACAGACAAAGACCCAAGTGATTTAAGACCACATGAAAGAATTGTGTATGACTTTCTCTTTACCTCCATGACATATGATGATATATTGGGGCTTTTTGTCCGTGAGTTTGTAAAGAAAAATAAGACTTTTAAGTTTATTGAGAGATTTGTAAAGACAAAAGATAAAAGAGAACCTTTACCAGATTTTGCTGGATTAAAGAATGTTACCGTTTCCACAGAGGATATAACAAAATTTATAAAGAAGCATCCAGAGGATTTTAAAGCCATATTTGAGGCATTCAAGGAGTCTGTGAAGAAAGAGGGGGAGGAGTATGGATACTTTGAGAAGGCAGGAGAGAGATGGATGGGTATATTTGTAGGTCTATCAGTTCTTGGCGTATTCTTAAGTGGTTTTATCTTAATGGCATTAAATTTGACTCTGCTTATCCCTGTTTATATTGCTTTCTTTATTATCCTCACAATTATCTCAACCCAGCTCATGAGAAGGACGAGGAAGGGGAAGGATGCTTTTACCTTATGGAATGGTTTGAGAAAATTTATGAATGACTTTTCAAACCTTAAAGAAGCGATACCAACATCTATAGTACTCTGGGAGAAGTATCTTGTGTATGCAGTGACCTTTGGAATTGCAGAGAAGGTTATAGAGCAGTTGAAGATAATTCTTCCAGAGATTCCACAGAATGAGTTGAGTAG
Above is a window of Caldisericia bacterium DNA encoding:
- a CDS encoding DUF2207 domain-containing protein, whose translation is MKKLYLCMILTIIIIFSLTLPAYAKDYYFPKVNIEIHINKDGSFNVVEERTYHFSGSFHWATYSLEKSGFSKLTDFSISDENGEYRREDSEEPGTYLFYDEGTRYFAKFFYSAENEDKTFIIKYKILDGLKVYLDTADFYWKLIGKGWEKKTKLLTAKIYLPESTEPEKIYVFGHGPLNGVVERMDGTGASYEVSDVPPHTFVEARVLFPPELLDVSPIPENKLDEILSYERGLAQEANRKRVKARIYLGTAVLIPVLFFIFWLYIFFKYGKEYKGTRDVIYVREPPEDLPPAIVGYLMRFKKVTSEDFTATIMNLVRKGYISMEVKEKEVGWIFKREKPVVYLTKTDKDPSDLRPHERIVYDFLFTSMTYDDILGLFVREFVKKNKTFKFIERFVKTKDKREPLPDFAGLKNVTVSTEDITKFIKKHPEDFKAIFEAFKESVKKEGEEYGYFEKAGERWMGIFVGLSVLGVFLSGFILMALNLTLLIPVYIAFFIILTIISTQLMRRTRKGKDAFTLWNGLRKFMNDFSNLKEAIPTSIVLWEKYLVYAVTFGIAEKVIEQLKIILPEIPQNELSRSNLIGATVLHSTYGGAGISSLETALSSMVTSFNTLTRVATSSTSSSGGGGGFSGGGGGGGGGSGGGAG